The following proteins come from a genomic window of Nitrospirota bacterium:
- the rho gene encoding transcription termination factor Rho: protein MAEKNKNQGVVGMNITDLKEKTIDELTKMAKGLSVEGARGLRKQDLIFAILQAQTEKTGLIFGEGVLEILPDGFGFLRSPNYSYLPGPDDIYVSPSQIRRFNLRTGDLVTGQIRPPKESERYFALLKVEAINHESPDENIERALFDNLTPYYPTEALNLEYAKDDYSTRVMSLVTPIGMGQRGMIVAAPRTGKTMLLQSIAKSIKKNHPDVHLIILLIDERPEEVTDWKRQVNAEIISSTFDEPPQRHIQVAEMVIERSKRLVESKRNVVILLDSITRLARAYNAVIPASGKVLSGGLDSNALQKPKRFFGTARNIEDGGSLTILATALIDTGSRMDDVIFEEFKGTGNMELHLDRKLVDKRIFPSININASGTRKEELLVEKNVLQRMWILRKVLHSLSTVESMEFLLDKMTGTKSNKDFLDMMNK from the coding sequence ATGGCAGAGAAGAACAAAAATCAAGGAGTAGTTGGCATGAATATTACAGACCTCAAGGAAAAGACCATAGATGAATTAACCAAGATGGCGAAAGGTTTAAGCGTTGAAGGGGCGAGGGGCCTCAGGAAGCAGGACCTCATCTTTGCGATACTACAGGCGCAGACGGAAAAGACAGGGTTGATCTTTGGAGAAGGCGTGCTGGAGATCCTGCCTGACGGCTTCGGTTTTCTACGTTCGCCCAATTACAGCTATCTGCCGGGCCCCGACGATATATACGTTTCCCCTTCGCAGATCAGAAGATTCAACCTGCGCACCGGGGACCTTGTAACCGGGCAGATTAGGCCGCCGAAAGAGAGTGAACGATATTTCGCCCTCCTTAAAGTCGAGGCCATCAACCATGAGTCTCCCGATGAAAACATTGAAAGGGCTTTATTTGATAATCTCACACCATATTACCCGACAGAGGCCCTAAATCTCGAATACGCCAAGGACGACTATTCAACAAGGGTCATGTCACTTGTTACGCCGATAGGAATGGGACAGAGAGGCATGATCGTCGCAGCGCCGAGGACCGGTAAGACCATGCTGCTTCAGTCCATAGCAAAGTCGATAAAAAAGAACCACCCTGATGTACATCTTATAATTCTCCTTATCGATGAAAGGCCGGAGGAAGTTACCGACTGGAAGAGACAGGTCAACGCGGAAATAATCAGCTCGACCTTTGACGAGCCGCCTCAGAGGCACATACAGGTTGCAGAGATGGTCATTGAAAGGTCAAAGAGGCTTGTTGAATCAAAGAGAAATGTCGTGATCCTCCTTGATTCGATAACCAGGCTCGCGAGGGCCTACAACGCCGTGATCCCTGCCAGCGGAAAGGTCCTGTCAGGCGGCCTTGATTCCAACGCGCTTCAGAAACCGAAGAGGTTCTTCGGTACCGCCAGGAACATCGAAGACGGCGGCAGCCTGACAATCCTTGCAACCGCCCTTATTGACACAGGCAGCAGGATGGACGACGTTATCTTTGAAGAGTTCAAAGGCACAGGCAACATGGAACTGCATCTCGACAGAAAGCTTGTTGACAAGAGGATCTTCCCGAGCATAAATATCAATGCCTCCGGCACAAGGAAAGAAGAGCTGCTTGTTGAGAAGAACGTGCTTCAGAGGATGTGGATATTACGCAAAGTGCTGCATTCGCTCAGCACGGTGGAAAGCATGGAGTTCCTGCTTGACAAGATGACCGGGACAAAGAGCAACAAAGACTTCCTTGATATGATGAACAAGTAG
- a CDS encoding HAD-IA family hydrolase, which yields MLKQIPLDEIKYILLDMDGTLLDLYFDDYFWGHLVPEKYAEKHNMTFGAAKEHLFTTYKSHEKTLNWCDIDFWSKELHLDIPALKEQIRHLIEVHPHVIDFLKMMRKHRKKIFLLTNAHFKTVKIKFNKTQIGKYFDDVLCSFDVGHPKEFIEFWQKAERKLKFDKKHSLFIDDTEDVLKTAKEFGIRHLLFKARASSKAEPKKTEKFLTIHDFRELM from the coding sequence ATGCTCAAACAGATACCGTTAGATGAAATAAAATACATCCTTCTTGACATGGACGGCACCTTGCTCGATCTCTATTTTGACGATTATTTCTGGGGGCACCTCGTGCCTGAAAAATATGCCGAGAAGCACAACATGACATTCGGCGCTGCAAAGGAACATTTATTCACGACCTACAAATCACATGAAAAGACTTTGAACTGGTGCGATATAGATTTCTGGTCAAAGGAGCTCCACCTCGACATCCCCGCGCTTAAAGAACAGATACGCCACCTCATCGAGGTCCATCCTCATGTCATAGATTTTTTAAAGATGATGAGGAAGCACAGGAAGAAGATATTCCTTCTGACAAATGCCCACTTCAAGACCGTGAAGATAAAATTCAACAAGACGCAGATCGGGAAGTATTTTGACGATGTGCTGTGTTCTTTTGATGTAGGCCACCCCAAAGAGTTCATTGAATTCTGGCAAAAGGCTGAGAGGAAACTGAAATTCGACAAGAAGCATTCCCTCTTTATTGACGATACGGAAGATGTTTTAAAAACTGCGAAGGAATTCGGCATCAGGCATTTGCTGTTTAAGGCGAGGGCAAGCTCAAAGGCCGAACCAAAGAAGACGGAAAAATTTCTCACCATCCATGATTTCAGGGAGTTGATGTAA
- a CDS encoding SDR family oxidoreductase, with protein MKKLLVTGASGFLGWNICNAAKKDREVYGTAFSHPIEIDGANIIRVDLTDFNELKKLFHEVRPDAVIHTAAASDPNYCQMNKDKSRKINVDASVSIAGLCSDHKIPCAFTSTDLVFDGLNAPYREGDPVCPVNIYGEQKVSAEQEMLKRYPDTAVCRMVLMFGLPSPVSESFIQPMITAMKEGRELRLFTDEFRNPLSAEAAVQGIFIALEKVKGIIHLGGVERVSRYEFGLLLRDVLGLHEAKLIQLRQRDIVMAAPRAADVTLDSSKAYALGFSPLPLNDELQKIRDML; from the coding sequence ATGAAAAAACTCCTTGTGACAGGCGCCAGCGGTTTCCTCGGATGGAATATCTGCAATGCGGCGAAAAAAGACCGGGAAGTATACGGCACGGCCTTTTCTCATCCAATAGAAATTGACGGCGCGAACATTATCAGAGTTGATCTGACGGATTTTAACGAACTCAAGAAACTGTTTCACGAGGTCCGTCCTGACGCGGTTATACATACGGCAGCGGCGTCCGATCCCAATTATTGCCAGATGAATAAAGATAAATCGCGCAAGATCAACGTTGATGCATCCGTCAGCATTGCCGGTTTGTGTTCGGACCACAAAATCCCCTGCGCCTTCACTTCAACCGACCTGGTGTTTGACGGATTGAACGCCCCTTATCGTGAAGGAGACCCGGTTTGTCCCGTAAATATTTATGGAGAGCAGAAAGTGTCGGCGGAGCAAGAGATGCTGAAGAGATATCCTGATACCGCTGTGTGCCGGATGGTTTTGATGTTCGGGTTGCCAAGTCCCGTGTCTGAAAGCTTCATTCAACCCATGATAACGGCAATGAAGGAAGGAAGAGAATTGAGGTTATTTACTGACGAATTCAGAAACCCTCTCAGCGCTGAAGCTGCCGTCCAAGGGATCTTCATCGCTCTTGAGAAAGTAAAAGGCATAATACACCTTGGCGGCGTTGAACGCGTTTCACGGTATGAATTCGGATTGCTGTTACGGGATGTTTTGGGACTGCATGAAGCAAAGTTGATACAGCTCCGCCAGAGGGACATTGTAATGGCGGCCCCAAGGGCAGCGGATGTGACGCTTGACAGTTCAAAGGCTTACGCGCTGGGTTTCAGCCCCTTGCCTCTAAATGATGAGCTTCAGAAAATACGTGATATGCTTTAG
- a CDS encoding PA2779 family protein, protein MNSQLIRCVSWYLVFAMFLIGIAPKVEAGISPSEALAVPGFDRVADLQKVQKFIEMKMVKERLGKLGFSQDEVQSKLSQLSDEQLHQFSQKLDDFKVAGDDALGVIIALLVIAILIVILLKITGHRVVVT, encoded by the coding sequence GTGAACAGTCAACTTATCAGATGTGTCTCATGGTATCTTGTTTTTGCGATGTTTTTGATAGGCATCGCGCCCAAGGTCGAAGCAGGCATTTCCCCCTCTGAGGCCCTCGCGGTCCCCGGATTCGACAGGGTCGCGGACCTTCAGAAGGTCCAGAAGTTCATAGAGATGAAGATGGTGAAAGAGCGTCTTGGAAAACTGGGGTTCTCACAAGATGAGGTCCAGTCGAAACTCAGCCAGTTGAGCGATGAGCAGCTTCACCAGTTTTCTCAGAAGCTCGATGATTTTAAAGTTGCCGGAGATGATGCCCTGGGTGTCATAATCGCGCTTCTCGTGATCGCGATCCTCATTGTTATCCTGCTTAAAATCACAGGGCACCGGGTTGTTGTCACGTAA
- a CDS encoding peptidase C39 family protein, whose amino-acid sequence MTTIIISLLKAWIKSLISQPHKKDAFFRRHPFVLFLVLSLLLSCAAGRDIRQSADDRVISNVPFYPQEDYQCGPSSLAAILNYRGLNVTPHEIAEEVYSKSARGTLNMDMILYAERKGFKADQYEGSIEDIKKNIDAGNPLIVMVDYGIWVYQKNHFMVVTGYNENGITANSGKERRKFIPLNNFLRSWERTKFWTLLITPK is encoded by the coding sequence ATGACGACTATTATTATATCCTTGCTGAAAGCATGGATAAAGTCTCTCATAAGTCAGCCGCACAAAAAGGATGCCTTCTTTAGAAGGCATCCTTTTGTTTTGTTCCTTGTCCTGTCCCTGCTCCTTTCATGCGCTGCCGGGCGCGATATCAGGCAATCCGCCGATGACCGCGTTATAAGCAATGTCCCGTTCTATCCGCAGGAAGACTACCAGTGCGGTCCTTCATCGCTCGCCGCGATATTGAATTACCGGGGGCTCAATGTTACGCCCCATGAGATCGCAGAGGAGGTGTACAGTAAATCCGCACGGGGGACACTGAATATGGACATGATCTTATACGCGGAGAGAAAGGGATTTAAAGCCGATCAGTATGAAGGCAGCATTGAGGATATCAAGAAAAATATTGACGCGGGCAATCCCCTGATAGTCATGGTTGATTACGGTATCTGGGTTTACCAGAAGAACCATTTCATGGTGGTCACGGGGTATAATGAAAACGGTATAACAGCCAACTCCGGTAAAGAAAGGCGTAAATTTATACCTCTGAATAATTTTCTGAGGTCATGGGAGAGGACAAAATTCTGGACCCTCCTGATAACCCCGAAATGA